TTTGGTGCATCTTCATAATGTACAAGAAAAGGATATATGGAATTAAATTAAAATGTTGAAAAGAAGAATCAATTCAACATAAAAATAGTATTATATCTACAACTCTTATAGGATTACAAAGCATAAAGAATCACCAGTAAAGTCTGCAAAACATCATATTTTCATTTACAGGTGGCTTGACCATTAGCAATGCCCAAACCACATACAGTGCAAAAATGAGTAACCACCTAACGCACATCTTGCATCTACTTAATAGGCTGAATAGCCTAGGCTAAATATCCTAAAGCAAAGTGCAAATTGTGCACTACTTGTTACACCGTGTATTGAGTAATTAACCTGCTGTTGATGTTGACTAGAGTACACTACACCGTAAGTCATACTGATATTTCATTAGAACAATAGAACACAAGAGTAGTAAAGATTCAGATTTACCTCGTCAATGATAAACACGAAGCGGTTTCGTTCTTCAGATATGGTGGACAACCGAAACTGGAGCCCCTTCGCTTCTGATGCTAGAATAGATTTTTCAGCAAGAACCTCTGCTGCAACCTACACATATTCCGTTAAAGGGTTTTGTTGCTCAAGTTAAGTAGCAGAAGATAAAAGTACGAAGTGAATTATTGAGTAAAACCTCATTGTTCTCTTCCGCTGCAAGCGTTGACAATGCTTTTAGCTTTGCCACCTTTACAAGAATATCACTGCCAGCTTGGCTTGCTTCGGATACAATGTGTTTTGTTTCTGCTTCACTAAGCTCAACCTCCTCTAGCATTTCACTTATTGCCGCAACATTTGACAGCAATGTATTCTGCAACAAACAGTTATATTTTAAGAGAAATTGGCAATGTGTAATTGTTAAAGGCTACAACTGTATCAGGAAATTGTAATGAGCCGAACCTAAGCATCACCACATATATTATTTGGTGGCAAGCaataagaaaaaacatttcatTTATTTGCTTTCTCTCAGCCCCTCGTTCTATGGTAAGCTATGCCAACCAAATCCCCTTTGGCCATTTTCAGCACATTAACCATTCCTTTCAGAATCAAGGTTGGCAACAATAATCTTCTTTGTAACATAAATACATATTTTTACAGGAACAAAGTTATGAATTGGACAGGAAGTGTTATCTTTTATTCTTCTAGTTGagcaaatttgtcaaaataattGTTATGAAAGACTGCATGGTGTGCAGATTCAATATGCATACATACCGTAGATAACATAATCAAAATGTGGCATTCTGATTAATAAAAATTTGCAAGGAATTGTGGGATAGAATATCAAGTCTTGCAAAGAGGAAGGGATGCATATTTTCCTCAATCTTGCATAGAGAACAGTGATGTACTGTCCATTATCACATTTATTTTCAGTTGGTACTACTTTGACAAATATAGAAGTTTCGCATCTAAAAACAAATACAGAAGTTGCGTTTCCTGACTTCAAATGAGAGGAAAGAGTCTTACCTTCTTGTAATTTTCAGTGGATATTGCATCATCGAGGGACTCGGGGCTAAAGGAATAGCTTGATCCCATGTTCATATCAGGTAAACCATCATGGTTAAGCTTCAATTTATTTTCAGGAATTGGCAATCCCTGTTTTATCTCAGAAAATGAGCATTCTatttcttcattaccttgaccTCCAATAAGGTGGTCAGAAAAATTCATTTCTTTCTGCTGGTTTTGAGGATGAGTTACTTCATGATCAACAACTGAGTTCTCTGCACTAGCAACCAAAGAGTCAGTGTTACTTTCTTCAGGTAGACCGGCCTGACCAGATGTCGATGCTGTAGCAGGTAATTGCATCAGTTGTTCTGTGCTTTCTCTATTTTCATCTGAATATTCATTGGTTGTGTCAATCTGTACAGATTCTGAAAGGCTGTCATTACCCACTGGAGTATTTACTATATTTGTGTCTGTATCACCAGATACCTGATATTGCCCTGCGAAAAGAATTTTGTCAACACAAGTGTTTGAAATTAAAACAACAAAGGTATTGGATAAGAGGTTGCATGATAGTATTTAGTACTCCGCAGCTAATTTATCGAGTGCAAGGCATCTCACACTTTACCATGAATGTATAAATCTTCATTTGTGTTTGTATTATTGTCATCTGGGATAATATTTTGGAGGACATTATGGATAACATAATCTGCAGCAGCATCAATGTCGCCCTTGAATGAAATGGCGACTTCTATCAGTGTTGAAAAGTTAACCTGCATAGCGCAAAAGTTGAGGTGTAGTAGCAGAAGTTATTAAGCATCTGTTTTGAATTTCTAGCAATAAAAAATCTGCAGTTTAATATACTTAGATTAGAAGAGAAATTGAGCCaactaaaacaacaagaaACACACAGAAAAAGAATAGGGAGATTAAATTCACTTGAATTATTAAAGTAAAAAAAGCAATTACATTCAAGAAAGCAAAGAGCAGGATCACGAAAATACAAAGTCTGATCGATTACAGCTTAACTAATCTCCAATCCTGATATCATAGCAGATCATAAACAAGACAGACACGTGTTTCACGGTAGTTTTCCCTTAATGTGTACTGGTCCACAGGTCGTAGTCAAGATATTGAGAAGCCATCGCCAAATAATCTTCAAATCATGTTTCGTgaataaattaaaaacatgATGTGCGTTGACAAAGTTGTAACTTGGGTGTTCATGAAGGTAAGAACGTTAATCTTTCCTTTGAGTATAAAATATTACTGTATTGTTCTTACCAATGGCTTTGGTTCTTAGACAAATTTGCGGGATATAACTAAGCTCAGCAGACCACGATTTCTTGGACAGATCAGTAAAACATTCAAACGTAACTGTCAAACTAATCGGCAGTACATATATTCCCgacaaagaaataaacaaCTAAACGCTCGTCAGCAATTCAACACTTGAACCAATCCCAATGGGAGTCACTCAACCACGAACCTCCGGGAACACCTCCACGAGGCCATCCAGGACCGGATCCCCCGTCATGCTCGCGTCCCCCTGCAACCACACGCAGACGCGTGGACGAACTACTCGTGAGGATCAACTGAACGACCCAAGATCGATCGGAGCAAGTAATTAAACAAGCGAGATGAGATTCCGAGGGAGGGAGTGAGCGCGGCAGCTAGCAAACCTTGAACAAGTTCACGGGGACGACGGGGTGCATGCCCTTGCCGTTGCCGGCCGACGAAGACGGAGAGCCGCCCGTGGTGCCTGGATTGGGCGCTTGCGTCGGGGTTTCGGGTGTGGGAGCTGAGAGGGCTTTTGGGAAGGGGGTTGGCCGAGGGGCGGCGATGGACGAGGATTTATGGGGGTAGAGGAGGAGTCGGGTTGTAATTGGAGGAGGAATTGCTGCGATTGGTGTGCCACTCCCGACTCCCGAGGTCGCACGCGACGCGGGCTGTGGCGACgacggacgaggaggaggcggagggatGGTGGGCCGTTGGATCTGGAGTTTTGGACTTGCGTACGGCGCGGATGCGTTTGCTGCCGGGCGCGGACGGTACGGACAGCAGCTCTGACCCGAGCTGTTTTCCGTTTGGAGAACCGGTGCTAGTCTGACCGGAGCTGTTTTTCTGTTGGAAACCCGAACGGCTCCACCAAGTTGACGCTGCCAGAGTTATCAAattcaccttcttcttctaatACTCCTGTTTCGCCAGCCAGCAAGGTTACTCCGGTGAAATAATTTATATGTAGTGTTGCATATGTTATTAGTCTAAATTACCATCTCCACGTCGAGAAATAACTTATATGTAGTGTCATTCATTGTATCATTTATTATGTTATAGATTCATTTTGTCTTAATTTGTGATATGTTactctttttcttcatttattaTCTACTTATTCATTAATTATCATGTCATGTCACCAAAATGTCTAGTTGACATATATGTTACCACCCAAGTTACTTACACTATGACTAGTCTACTTGTGTCCGGGCTCACAACTTCATACATAAAAAttaattgttgttgttctacaaaacaacaggagtaagGAATagcaatgctcgatggcacgaGTGCGAGAATCATATGTAGCGTGTGTACGTCGGTCTTATAGCGAAgatcgccgtacacttggacaagttgacacgttgatattttttgaatagttTCAGTCGACCCCTGTGggcacgacttagtcctatgttaggagaggttTCGAGGGGGTCATTAGCCGGGTGTTTGgaccgaactcgtcttcccaaatcacctatggcgagagatctctGGAGGCCGTCTcagacttgggccgaacttgtcttcccaaatagcgaggttgggataccctcgagactctaacccgatacctctacttcgagtcgaggtcgta
The Brachypodium distachyon strain Bd21 chromosome 2, Brachypodium_distachyon_v3.0, whole genome shotgun sequence genome window above contains:
- the LOC100826756 gene encoding uncharacterized protein LOC100826756, with product MHPVVPVNLFKGDASMTGDPVLDGLVEVFPEVNFSTLIEVAISFKGDIDAAADYVIHNVLQNIIPDDNNTNTNEDLYIHGQYQVSGDTDTNIVNTPVGNDSLSESVQIDTTNEYSDENRESTEQLMQLPATASTSGQAGLPEESNTDSLVASAENSVVDHEVTHPQNQQKEMNFSDHLIGGQGNEEIECSFSEIKQGLPIPENKLKLNHDGLPDMNMGSSYSFSPESLDDAISTENYKKNTLLSNVAAISEMLEEVELSEAETKHIVSEASQAGSDILVKVAKLKALSTLAAEENNEVAAEVLAEKSILASEAKGLQFRLSTISEERNRFVFIIDEMHQTLQRRFDLAEADRAAAEAEIIGRETMTQQMLKEQEVLLDAAKEESKKLKQQAQENAKLRELLMDRGHVVDALHGEMLGIFNNIAQLQYRVDMGLPVEEPQKLASSSMSSSVDSATFYTYQCPVEEPAQLASSNLPSPVKPAPSKLAYVDEPLERSSLSLAGSVDSAPSKLIFVGGSLPILSSSVKSAASESSWSSATESNSNFNGDEEIDDLDDSWDVVEEDEKCLC